A single Defluviitalea saccharophila DNA region contains:
- the pyrR gene encoding bifunctional pyr operon transcriptional regulator/uracil phosphoribosyltransferase PyrR, translating into MVKSKELLDEKAIQRALTRISHEIIEKNKGVEDIVLVGIKTRGIPLAERIAQKIYEVENVKVPVAILDITFYRDDLKHKSVQPIVHNTDIKYDVDNKIVILVDDVIYTGRTARAAIDAVIDMGRPKYIQLAVLIDRGHRELPIRPDFVGKNIPTSKEEIVRVMLEETDENNLVVIEKH; encoded by the coding sequence CATTCAAAGAGCTTTAACTAGAATTTCCCATGAAATTATCGAAAAAAACAAAGGCGTTGAAGATATTGTGCTTGTAGGCATTAAAACAAGAGGTATCCCATTGGCCGAAAGAATCGCCCAAAAGATTTATGAAGTAGAAAATGTTAAAGTTCCTGTAGCAATACTTGATATTACATTTTATAGAGACGATTTAAAACACAAATCGGTACAGCCCATTGTTCATAATACGGATATTAAATATGATGTGGATAATAAAATAGTAATTCTAGTTGATGATGTTATTTATACCGGAAGAACTGCAAGAGCAGCTATTGATGCCGTAATAGATATGGGAAGGCCTAAATATATCCAACTGGCTGTTCTAATTGACAGAGGACATAGAGAACTCCCTATCAGACCGGATTTTGTCGGTAAGAATATTCCTACATCAAAAGAAGAAATTGTAAGAGTAATGCTGGAAGAAACGGACGAGAATAATTTAGTAGTAATAGAAAAACACTAG